One genomic window of Grus americana isolate bGruAme1 chromosome 29, bGruAme1.mat, whole genome shotgun sequence includes the following:
- the LOC129197790 gene encoding EF-hand calcium-binding domain-containing protein 12-like has translation MNGRRKLEASLPKRKETEENGKSGSVSLPELPQPQAGTESDKMPRAQLSQEEEDRLRPTEITSGIEEGLQTAEAWNQGRRQLRTELESFGDIEKWLRQKPSQNDQEKRYRERPKARRADRRAVVQSAVTDSLDQSPPKSSQPQKGSIPLVCTPYPQALVTPHNLLQKKKLRLVDVFKKAGMERRKIKREDFIKVIKETKVPISDKDLEDAVIFLTSSKPGNLTSPEDLTECQKQWLEMRKGQSQESRTGVEAQFQKATCKTATCPPPAGGTAKGMKPRAPTKPERQLIRLEVPPVNTKPERQNLSCDEMEETGKLSLSRRRWEKSKDSPIEWKEKMPDGEI, from the exons ATGAACGGTAGAAGAAAACTGGAGGCATCCCTGCCcaaaaggaaggagacagaagagaatggaaaatcaGGAAGTGTCAGCTTGCCAGAATTGCCACAACCGCAAGCCGGGACAGAAAGCGACAAGATGCCGAGGGCCCAG ctgtcccaggaggaggaagatcgCCTCAGGCCCACAGAGATCACCTCTGGTATAGAAGAGGGTCTACAAACGGCGGAGGCTTGGAATCAGGGCAGGAGGCAGTTGCGAACCGAGCTGGAAAGCTTCGGGGACATTGAAAAATGGCTGAGACAAAAACCTTCCCAAAATGATCAAGAAAAAAGATACCGGGAAAGACCAAAGGCACGCAGAGCAGACAGGAGGGCTGTTGTCCAGTCGGCCGTGACCGACAGCCTGGAC CAGTCACCGCCAaagagcagccagccccagaaGGGCAGCATTCCCCTTGTTTGTACACCATACCCCCAGGCTCTTGTCACGCCGCATAACctcctgcagaaaaagaagctgaGGCTGGTGGACGTATTCAAGAAGGCTGGcatggagaggaggaagatcAAGAGAGAAGACTTCATTAAAGTCATCAAGGAG ACCAAAGTTCCCATCAGCGACAAGGATCTGGAGGACGCGGTCATCTTCTTGACTTCCTCAAAACCGGGGAATCTTACAAGTCCCGAAGACCTGACTGAGTGTCAAAAGCAGTGGCTGGAAATGAGGAAAGGACAATCCCAAGAGAGCAGAACAG GGGTAGAAGCTCAGTTCCAGAAAGCCACCTGCAAAACTGCCACTTGTCCACCACCTGCTGGGGGCACAGCCAAAGGGATGAAGCCTCGTGCTCCTACCAAGCCCGAAAGACAGTTAATACGCTTGGAGGTTCCACCAGTCAACACCAAGCCAGAACGACAAAACCTGAGCTGTGATGAAATGGAAGAGACTGGAAAGCTCTCTCTTTCTCGGAGACGGTGGGAGAAG AGCAAAGACAGCCCGatagaatggaaagaaaagatgccGGATGGTGAGATCTGA